In the Triplophysa dalaica isolate WHDGS20190420 chromosome 8, ASM1584641v1, whole genome shotgun sequence genome, cagatcacacatcatcactccatcatcatatcacacatcatcactccatcatcagatcagacatcatcactccatcatcagatcagacatcatcactccatcatcagatcagacatcatcactccatcatcagatcagacatcatcagatcagacatcatcagatcagacatcatcactccatcatcagatcagacatcatcactccatcatcagatcagacgtcatcactccatcatcagatcacacgTCAACACTCAATCATCAGATCACAcgtcatcactcaatcatcagaTAACacgtcatcactccatcatcagatcagacatcatcactccatcatcagatcagacatcatcactccatcatcagatcacacgtcatcactccatcatcagatcagacatcatcactccatcatcagatcagacatcatcactcaatcatcagatcacactccatcatcactccatcatcagatcagacatcatcactccatcatcagatcagacatcatcactccattatcagatcagacatcatcactccatcatcagatcagacatcatcactccattatcagatcacacatcatcactccatcatcagatcagacatcatcactcaatcatcagatcacacatcatcactccattatcagatcagacatcatcactccatcatcagatcagacatcatcactccatcatcagatcagacatcatcactccatcatcagatcagacatcatcagatcagacatcatcactccatcatcagatcagacatcatcactccatcatcagatcagacgtcatcactccatcatcagatcacacgTCAACACTCAATCATCAGATCACAcgtcatcactcaatcatcagaTAACacgtcatcactccatcatcagatcagacatcatcactccatcatcagatcagacatcatcactccatcatcagatcacacgtcatcactccatcatcagatcagacatcatcactccatcatcagatcagacatcatcactccatcatcagatcagacatcatcactccatcatcagatcacacatcatcactccatcatcagatcagacatcatcactccatcatcagatcagacatcatcactccatcatcagatcagacatcatcactccatcatcagatcagacatcatcactccatcatcagatcagacatcatcactcaatcatcagatcacactccatcatcactccatcatcagatcagacatcatcactccatcatcagatcagacatcatcactccattatcagatcagacatcatcactccatcatcagatcagacatcatcactccattatcagatcacacatcatcactccatcatcagatcagacatcatcactcaatcatcagatcacacatcatcactccattatcagatcacacatcatcactccatcatcagatcacacatcatcactcaatcatcagatcacacttcatcactccatcatcagatcacacgtcatcactccatcatcagatcacacatcatcactccatcatcagatcacacatcatcactccatcatcagatcacacatcatcactccaaATCACacgtcatcactccatcatcagatcagacatcatcactccatcatcagatcagacatcatcactcaatcatcagatcacactccatcatcagaacacacatcatcactccatcatcagatcagacatcatcactccatcatcagatcagacatcatcactccatcatcagatcagacatcatcactcaatcatcagatcacactccatcatcagaacacacatcatcactccatcatcagatcagacatcatcactccatcatcagatcacacgtcatcactccatcatcagatcacacgtcatcactccatcatcagatcaaaaatcatcactccatcatcagatcagacatcatcactccatcatcagatcagacatcatcactccatcatcataTCATACATCATCaatccatcatcagatcagacatcatcactccatcatcagatcagacatcatcactcaatcatcagatcagacatcatcactccatcatcagatcagacatcatcactccatcatcagatcacacgtcatcactccatcatcagatcaaaaatcatcactccatcatcagatcagacatcatcactccatcatcagatcacacatcatcactccatcatcagatcagacatcatcactcaatcatcagatcagacatcatcactccatcatcagatcagacatcatcactccatcatcagatcagacatcatcactccatcatcagatcaaacgtcatcactccatcatcagatcacacgtcatcactccatcatcagatcacacatcatcactcaatcatcagatcagacatcatcactccatcatcagatcacacatcatcactccataatcagatcagacatcatcactccatcatcagatcacacatcatcactccatcatcagatcagacatcatcactccatcatcagatcacactccatcatcagatcacacatcatcactccatcatcagatcacacgtcatcactccatcatcagatcacactccatcatcactccatcatcagatcacacgtcatcactccatcatcagatcaaaaatcatcactccatcatcagatcagacatcatcactccatcatcagatcagacatcatcactccatcatcagatcacacatcatcactccatcatcagatcagacatcatcactccatcatcagatcagacatcatcactccatcatcagatcagacatcatcactccatcatcagatcagacatcatcactccatcatcagatcacacatcatcactccatcatcagatcagacatcatcactccatcatcagatcacacgtcatcactccatcatcagatcagacgtcatcactccatcatcatatcacacatcatcactccatcatcatatcacacatcatcactccatcatcagatcagacatcatcactccatcatcagatcacacgtcatcactccatcatcagatcagacgtcatcactccatcatcatatcacacatcatcactccattatcagatcagacatcatcactccatcatcagatcagacatcatcactccatcatcacatcacacatcatcactccatcatcagatcagacatcatcactcaatcatcagatcagacatcatcactcaatcacacgtcatcactccatcatcagatcagacatcatcactcaatcatcagaCGTGACGTCATATCTCTGATAAGTGATCATACCCAAAATACGAAATATAAGATGTAGTTGATCCTCCACTGTTGAGCCGGAGAAGAGAGGTCCTCCTGTGAGCATTTCATAGAATATACAACCTACACCCCTGTGATAACGCACAAGAAGAACAAAATCCTTCAGAATTCACGCAAAATGCTTCTCAAGAGCATCACAACACAGCCAAGACTGAGCCAAAAacagctttaaagggatactccacctgAAACTGAGAATTCTATTATCACTAACATacagttccaaacctgtatacatttctattcTCGGCTgatcacaaaggaagatatttggaagaatgtcagtaaccaaacagatctcattgcTCAATAACTGTCATAGTATTTAAtgtaagggtgagtaaatgatgatagaattttcattttagtgtgAACAATCCTGTTCAGTCTGAGAAAACTGACGACACAGAGTTGTGTAGTTTGTGTGCAGGTGAGCGTGTGTGTGGGTAGGGTAAACCCTACAGTATGTGGACAAAACGTGCCCAAAGATGGCAATATCCAAAAAAGAATTGtttggtccccatgaggaaacaagcttgTAAATCACAGAATGAACtgttttgaaaatctaaaagagcagaaagtgttgtgtgattgttaggtttagggaatatgatacagtttgtacagtatgaaAACCATTgtgtctatggaatgtccccataacACATTgaaacccaacatgtgtgtgtgtgtcaccagATGTCGATGGATGTGGAGTATTCTGTTGATCCCAGCAGCACATCTGGTGGTCTGTACCACAGCGTCACCACTTCATTTGAGAAGGTCTTCGTGGGAACTGAATTGGCCCGTGCAAGACctaacacagacacacatgagcTCATGAATCATCTCAATCTTCatctgtttgctcctgtaagtGTGTCTGTACCAAAGTCGGCCAGTTTCAGCTCTCCTCGCTCATTGATGAGAAGATTTTGAGGTTTCAGGTCTCTGTGTAAAACTTTCCTATGATGACAATAAGCGAGACCTCTCAACAGCTGAAACAAGAAGATCTGAAAAGAATACGACACCAAACTTTAGTCAAACAGCCGAACATGATGAAAATCAATATAGTTTGCAGGCTCAATTTTTCTTTCATCCATGTTGAATATTGAGGCTTGAAGACAAAAGACAATCCTCCTCTGTGTATAAATACTGTCTGATAACAAGACATGCGAGCGTCAGGTTAACACTGACAAGAGCCTTTTAAAGTCTGGTGACAGAAATCCCCCCACACGTCCTGTATGTCATATAGATTGATTACATCAGATTGACAGTGAGGTCTGTAAGGGTTTGTGTCTTTAGATGATCTGGAGGATTCTCTTTACTCAACACACTTGTATGAGTCTCTTACCTTCACATTAAACACATTCATGATGCCACAGTCATCCAGATACTGCTTCAGATCTCTGTCCTGAAACACACATGTGTtagaaacacacaacacaaacatgaggACACACTGAAGAAACGTCACATACCAGATACTCAAAGACCAGTGTAAGGCACTTGTCCGTGTGAATGATGTCATGAAGCGTGACGATGTTTGCGTGTTTCAAGTCTTTCAGAAGAGACACTGACAGACGGACAGATAaacatcagacagacagacagactcaGATCATGTCTACACTGCACATTACACATACACAGTATAGATATATGTGTACCTTCTCGTATGGCTGTGCATGGCGCTCCCTCTTCATACTCCAGCCTGATTTCTTTTAGAGCCACCAGATTATCTGTCAGTTTACTACGACCCTTAAACACTGTGGCATATgtaccctacacacacacacacacacacacacacacacacacagtatagaTTACACTTTGTTCAATTGAACATAACCTTAAGTAACATTGCAACGTCTTGCTAACTAGAAGTAATGAGAGTTCAACTTTATGACTCTTATCAAATATTATTATACCAACCATAACCTTCCTTATAGATTACTTACAGTACTACAGTAACAGACTGAGTGAAAACCTGTGGACACGACAACAATGTGTGACAAATCtaaaatattacagttttatgaagaaaaaaatgaaacagacAGAATATGGAGTAACAAAAGAATGCAAAATAAGCTTTCGAGAGGGAATCAACCTTTGTATATCATGGGAAAGGTATCATAtacaatgtataaaaaagattttaaagttgATCGATTTTGTATATTGTATGCTGAGATAAGCAGCACAGATGGCATCTGACAAAAACAGGAGAATTAAAAGCACACATGAAAGTTAAAGTTAGTTTCATCTCACCTCTCCCAGTTTGTCCAGTTTGATGTACGTCTCCAACTTGCCGAAGCCGATTTCAGACTTGATTGAGAAAGAAGAAAGGTCAGTCAGGATTCAGGAATAAGATTTCTGTGTGTTCCTTTAGTGTGTGAATCAGATCAGAGGCGTTCAGTACCTTCACATCTCATCCATCCATCACACATACATCTAACCATTCCTCATGAACTCACCAGTGACGCTCGACGGAGTCTTCGACTGAGGGGCTTGTCAAACGGAGGACTGTTGGTGGCAAACTTCTTCAGGTAATCTTCTGGTAAACGGATATCTGCTGGTAGTGACAGACGTTTATTGATGTCctaacagagaaagaaaaagaaggaatgaaagaatgaatgacaTTCAGACATGATGAAGTGACATTTATCTGCTTCATTTCTGCTGGAGAGAAAGTGAAGTTAACAATCCTTCAGACAACACTAAATGTGTTTACAGTGAGCATCACTGATGGAGAGTTTCAGTATATGTGTGTAgagtttctttctttattgtcaattgagtgcttgtttttaaaagcattagCCGGGGTTAAGAACGATCCTGAGATGAAGATTAAAGAAGCGCTCTTGTGAGGTGAGTGATGTTGACGCTGTACCTCATTTGAGATGCGCTGGGGAAGGTTCCTCATACAAACTCTTACAGGACTCTGAACTTCATCTGATGATGTTCCTGAAGTCTGATCACTTTCTCCATCTGAACCAATCTTCCTGtggactacacacacacacacatgttggtttggtggtttacagggacattCCATAGACGTAATGCATTTTATAGTGCACAAGCTGTATATTCTTTCCCCAAACCCTAAGAATCATTAAAACGTTTCTgcacttttacattttgaataaaaccttttttagTATGTATATTTTACGTTTTGAAGTACGAGGACATCGGCGTGTCCTCATAATGTAGGGGGCGTGGCCAAACACACGAATACACACAGCATTGTAATGACTTATAATGTAGGAAAAAGCAGTGCAGAGAACACAATTCGGAAGTCTTGTGTACATCACTTTCCCGTTTTCAGTTTGTAAAACTAACATAATCATGTTAACTCTGAGTAGAAATGTTTAGCTTATTTTaaagaggtgtataaagatcttgaataatgaagcgttaggtttttattattttaaaacaagctgtttttatttaaacacacagagTCCCCTTGCActgaattctccatgttgtttctaaaggagcctgaaacagacaaactgctcagCAGAACACCATTGATAAATACATGATCTcctgcaaagaagtgaaaacatgacgacatcttagtcctggtTCAGCCAGCGTAGAGCTTTAAAGAGAGGgcggaggggtggagtgagcatCTCTCATTCATCTCACCGTGCCTCTGTTGTTGTGCCTGTGATGATGGTCTTGATACACATATGAAATAACCCTTTTATAAGGAAGGGAGGCCGAGAACCACCTGACGCGAAGATGCTGATGAGTTCAATCAGGTGTTTGATATATTGGGAGAGATCTAAAACATTCTGTCCGGGGTGCCACGTGAGACTGGGTTTGGAAACACTTTTCTACACAACAGGTCTGACCCTGAATCTGCTTTACGTCATCAACACTgctttgatgtgtgtgtgtgtgtgtgtgtgtgtctcaccacCGTCTCGTGACTCGTGAGCTTCGTCCAGTCCAGAATGTTCTGGAAGTTCAGACAGACGGTCGTCCACATGGCGAACGCTGTGTAAGCTCATGGACAGACGCTTTTTAATGATCTTCATGCGGTCCATCAAAGCTTTCTGCTCAACGCCCAGAAGATTCTGTACATTTAAATGACACGTGACGAATACATGACCATACGTAACCATACAGCAATGATCTTATTTACACGGCATAAACAAACCAGAACACATTGACACCGTATGACGGGTCAGTGAACATTCAAATGATCTGATGGTTAAGTGAACTTAAGACTCATGGAGTCAAATCCTCAGATTCACTTAAAAAAGTTCAGTTTGATGCTGTGTTAGGCAGaatttcttctgtttttacACAGATTGGGTTTGTTCTGAAGTgacagtacatgagttatttcAGAAGAAATGTGCGCTGGGTTAAGAGCGGTGAGGAAGACCTTCAAGGTGTTTTAGTAACCAATGAGCACGAAGATTAAAGTGACAATTctctcattcatttattttatgtggctgtaaatctgtatatgactctttgtcctatatatatgtaaatgtgtgaatttatgacaaatacatcaaaagtaacacggaaataaatacatgttgttTCCTTACTAACATTAGTaagaaaatgcattaaaactGTATATATTTGAGAGAATATGAATTTTTGACTAATTTATGATTCGTCTGAAAGTTTCTCATGAAAATAATTCAGATGTCATTATGAGGACTATAAGAAGATTATTTAAAGATTCTTATTTTAATAGATATGGGTGATCTAAATACATCATAAGCAATTTACTGTACTTTATAATTTCTCAAACGGCTCCATTTAATGAgttaaatcacacacacacacacacacacacacacacacacacgatcgACATTTTGGTAACACAATATTGGCCTTTAAGTTGTTATGTGCTGGAAATGAAAGTAAACGCTCTCATGTCGTGTGTGATGTCAGAAGAAGCACGCGACTGAATCATGCTCAATGTTATTGTATAAAACATGAATGTCATGTATGTGTGAATGTCAGAAGGAGAACAACACAACTGTGAATCTCAGCTGATGAAATAAAGAAGCGCGTGTGCTCGTACAGTACCTGCAGTGAGACGCGACGCGACGCGACTGACGCGAGTCTTCTCCGCTAACAAACCGCGATCACCGATATCATCACACTGATGTGTCGATTAATAACACGTGGATATATAAATCAGTCGTGAAGAGATGACCGGACATTTCTCCCGTCCGACACCGGGACTCCTCGCGATCACGTGACCTGTGATGATGCTGATGCTGTAAAACATCCCATAACGGAATGAACCGGTCGCGCGCGCGCGCTCATGTCCGCACCACACAACATCGATGAAGAGAACTGATGGAAACTAAAAGACGACATGAGAAAATATCGGTTCTCTGTAAACTACACAATTCAACTTTCTTTGACTTTTTAATTCGGTGAAATGAAGGAcccaagaaaaataaatcagtaaattgTGGTTTGGTTCACCTGACAAAGACATCAACATTGTGATCATCGAACCCTTTTGATTACTTTGTAAACTAAAGCAGGTCATGGAAAAAGGCAGgatagaaacaaaaatgaccaaaagcaaaataaaaaaaacactcttgTATAAAAAAGATCATAAAACACACTCtggttaacattagttaatgcccaataaagtttttttttttttatagcgcttttcacaatgtgtattgtttcaaagcagctttaaaggtgcaaacaggaaaaacagaaaagttaaaacacagcacagtgcatggtgtttatacaacgagtaagatcactctaataaataacatctaatttataaataaataaataaataaataaataaatgaa is a window encoding:
- the LOC130427418 gene encoding cyclin-dependent kinase 16, which gives rise to MDRMKIIKKRLSMSLHSVRHVDDRLSELPEHSGLDEAHESRDGVHRKIGSDGESDQTSGTSSDEVQSPVRVCMRNLPQRISNEDINKRLSLPADIRLPEDYLKKFATNSPPFDKPLSRRLRRASLSEIGFGKLETYIKLDKLGEGTYATVFKGRSKLTDNLVALKEIRLEYEEGAPCTAIREVSLLKDLKHANIVTLHDIIHTDKCLTLVFEYLDRDLKQYLDDCGIMNVFNVKIFLFQLLRGLAYCHHRKVLHRDLKPQNLLINERGELKLADFGLARANSVPTKTFSNEVVTLWYRPPDVLLGSTEYSTSIDIWGVGCIFYEMLTGGPLFSGSTVEDQLHLIFRILGSPTEKSWPELNESFHSYHFPHYDGEPLVTHAPRLSSDGHDLIHQLLQFSGRRRVSADVSLQHIYFRDLGVRVHHLADTASIFSIKEIRLQKDPGKRFTSHRESALAGRMASAPPEHFHNDGVNRVPLSS